One window from the genome of Fulvivirga lutea encodes:
- a CDS encoding bestrophin family protein, giving the protein MYVKRRYGFWMTFNWSKWPFIWGAIYGSLVCSISYFTELHIALPWGPLGIIGIAVAFYLGFKNNSSYDRTWEARKIWGSIVNNSRTFGAAVLSFVQGENEAEIHKSLIYRHIAWLTLLRHQLRLSREWEHSENRLNGVYAPTVCEDYTDKLEAELSKYISEKEIKELESKTNGATQILKIQSKILQELKDKNYFDDFRHMEFHQLITTFYEDQGKSERIKNFPFPRQYASVAIWISVVFCVFVPFGLLDVLGQNDPWAMWICPFLSGLITWVFFLMEKIGDYSENPFEGTYNDVPITSIARGIEIDLREMFDDTDIPPAIKAENGFLM; this is encoded by the coding sequence ATGTACGTAAAAAGAAGATATGGTTTCTGGATGACCTTTAATTGGTCTAAATGGCCATTTATTTGGGGTGCCATTTACGGTTCATTAGTCTGCTCCATCTCCTATTTCACAGAGCTACATATTGCCCTACCATGGGGGCCGCTGGGTATCATAGGTATAGCAGTAGCCTTTTATCTCGGTTTTAAAAATAACAGTTCGTACGACAGAACCTGGGAAGCACGCAAAATATGGGGCAGCATTGTGAACAACAGTAGAACCTTTGGAGCGGCAGTGCTTTCTTTTGTACAAGGCGAAAATGAAGCTGAAATACATAAAAGTTTAATCTATCGTCATATTGCCTGGCTTACTTTGCTAAGGCACCAGCTTAGGCTAAGCAGAGAATGGGAACATTCAGAAAACCGCCTCAATGGCGTATATGCACCAACAGTTTGTGAAGATTACACCGATAAATTAGAAGCAGAGCTCTCCAAGTACATCTCTGAAAAAGAGATAAAAGAATTGGAGTCTAAAACCAATGGCGCTACCCAAATCCTAAAAATACAATCCAAAATTCTTCAGGAGCTAAAAGACAAAAACTACTTTGATGATTTCCGCCACATGGAATTCCATCAGCTCATAACCACGTTTTATGAAGATCAGGGGAAATCGGAACGAATTAAAAACTTCCCATTCCCGAGGCAATATGCCTCAGTAGCCATCTGGATTTCCGTAGTTTTTTGCGTTTTTGTACCCTTCGGTCTGCTCGATGTTTTAGGACAAAATGACCCTTGGGCTATGTGGATTTGTCCGTTTTTAAGCGGCTTAATTACCTGGGTTTTCTTCCTCATGGAAAAAATTGGTGATTACTCCGAAAACCCCTTTGAAGGAACCTATAATGATGTGCCAATCACATCCATTGCCAGAGGCATTGAAATTGATCTAAGGGAAATGTTTGATGATACCGACATTCCACCAGCCATTAAAGCTGAAAATGGATTCTTGATGTAA
- a CDS encoding cupin domain-containing protein has translation MDRREFTKGLLTTVASFAMLESLVVANAFGKSIRPLTQHWAIQLNEYCSDLKKRSITVTEWQSFIAKLYNKIELTELLKFIEFEKLTQGFDYPDLGVNTRKVFFPKLSGLPEKTVFVKKIFGMKKDRAIIPHGHSNMASAHLILQGEMHLRHYEKLGQEDQNLIIKPTIDRIAQIGDNSSISDEKDNVHWFVANTDTAFTFDVIMLDLNNKPYDIHNLDIYEKQDLHNGTLRVPMLDVNTALTKYGKQHH, from the coding sequence GTGGATAGACGAGAATTTACCAAAGGGCTATTAACAACGGTTGCAAGTTTCGCAATGTTGGAATCATTGGTAGTTGCCAATGCCTTTGGTAAATCCATCAGACCCCTCACACAACATTGGGCAATACAATTAAATGAATACTGCTCTGACCTCAAAAAAAGGTCAATAACTGTTACAGAGTGGCAGTCGTTCATTGCAAAACTTTACAACAAAATTGAGCTCACAGAGCTTTTGAAATTCATTGAATTTGAAAAACTCACTCAAGGCTTTGATTATCCAGATTTGGGTGTGAATACACGCAAAGTGTTTTTTCCAAAGCTTTCCGGACTGCCCGAGAAAACGGTGTTTGTCAAAAAGATTTTTGGAATGAAGAAAGATAGAGCCATCATTCCACATGGACATAGTAACATGGCTTCCGCTCACCTGATTCTCCAAGGTGAAATGCATTTAAGGCATTATGAAAAGCTTGGGCAGGAAGATCAAAACCTCATTATCAAACCAACCATTGATAGAATAGCTCAGATTGGCGATAATTCTTCAATTTCGGATGAAAAAGACAATGTACATTGGTTTGTGGCTAACACAGATACTGCGTTTACCTTTGATGTCATCATGCTCGACTTAAATAACAAACCTTACGACATCCATAACTTGGATATTTACGAAAAACAAGACCTCCACAATGGAACTTTACGAGTGCCCATGCTGGATGTAAACACTGCATTGACCAAGTATGGTAAGCAGCATCATTAG
- a CDS encoding AAA family ATPase has product MAETTHWTGSDKYLCDPALAQAFHMARTLGMPLLIEGEPGTGKTELPIHYAKDRGLDLEVYPVGSKSNIEQFVARFDHVKYLRDSQIEILNAQREEKGLESKLTTGNRNPEKLGDYVVKGPAAIAYSKPNSVLLIDEIDKAPREFPNDLLYALSHRKFIMPESGEVIEISEADMPAIVITSNREQELPTAFKGRCIYHYIDFPDKEVMGKIIEKHHPKLDEKVVRVALDVFYHLRRLGLERAPTTREILNWLKYMGDIAPKEAVKKIEGLEGIGALIKTQTDMERVNRMIGADDTFGGSRLN; this is encoded by the coding sequence ATGGCAGAAACAACGCATTGGACAGGTTCCGATAAATATTTGTGTGATCCGGCATTGGCACAGGCTTTTCATATGGCAAGAACATTAGGCATGCCCCTACTCATTGAGGGCGAACCAGGAACAGGTAAAACCGAACTTCCGATTCATTATGCAAAAGATCGAGGTCTGGACCTGGAAGTGTATCCGGTAGGTTCCAAAAGTAATATAGAGCAGTTTGTGGCGCGCTTCGATCATGTGAAGTACCTCCGCGATTCTCAGATTGAAATTTTAAATGCACAGCGCGAAGAGAAAGGATTAGAAAGTAAGCTAACTACCGGCAACAGAAACCCTGAAAAACTAGGCGATTATGTGGTGAAAGGACCGGCTGCCATTGCTTACAGCAAGCCAAATTCTGTGCTGTTAATTGATGAAATTGATAAGGCTCCCCGCGAGTTTCCGAATGATCTATTGTATGCCTTAAGTCATAGAAAATTCATTATGCCGGAATCAGGTGAGGTGATTGAAATATCGGAAGCAGATATGCCTGCCATTGTCATTACTTCCAACAGGGAACAAGAGCTGCCAACAGCCTTCAAAGGTCGTTGTATTTATCATTACATCGATTTTCCTGATAAAGAGGTGATGGGTAAAATCATCGAAAAGCATCATCCTAAACTGGATGAAAAAGTGGTGCGTGTAGCATTGGATGTGTTTTACCATTTACGCAGGCTAGGGTTGGAAAGGGCTCCAACAACTCGTGAAATCCTGAATTGGCTTAAATATATGGGTGACATCGCACCAAAAGAAGCAGTTAAAAAAATTGAAGGATTAGAAGGAATTGGTGCTTTGATAAAAACTCAAACCGATATGGAACGTGTAAATAGAATGATTGGTGCTGATGATACGTTCGGTGGATCTAGATTAAACTAA
- a CDS encoding tetratricopeptide repeat protein, with the protein MKKLVGVFILLLVAFICHGDIDSLKNELQKNTSKNNEFSIQLELLNAYYERGFNDEAIQLGEKLLVDPAIQNHDELKAKVANRLGTIYTNIGGKDNAALKYLTIALDIYREEGNLFGQGIIFNNLGNIYRDLAYDSKAMDYYLKSLEICREIKDKEGEAFALKNIGILYEYQGWYEKALEYHHLALYIREKEGSIFQIISSMLNVAISYNGLQEYEKALLTLERAQLMAEENKSELIDEILHEKGNAHFSLGIPDKARFYYEKAISQATTFKKYKVVCSTLEDLIRLNLINSEFEAMKNNLIRLKSLLDTISYVRGNVGYELLSYQLDSANNNELSALRHFQRMSRLNDSLYSVSNREDLIQQRSALELLQTENELELERTKQKFQSKIYIYIVGFLTITLLGLSYIVYVKLKSNRKLNKQKAEISHKNKKLKKLNDQLNDTVEELRSANETIENQNKIISQHNEKLEEMVTERTKKVVDYSNKLEEYAFHTAHNLRAPVARLLGLTNLFNISTDEKEKQVLLEKIVKETEEIDSVIHTISVILDETAPLKNLGS; encoded by the coding sequence ATGAAAAAACTTGTGGGCGTCTTCATACTACTTCTTGTAGCCTTCATCTGCCATGGAGATATAGACTCACTTAAAAATGAACTTCAAAAAAATACTTCGAAAAATAACGAGTTTTCGATTCAGCTTGAGTTGTTGAATGCGTACTACGAAAGAGGTTTTAACGATGAGGCCATTCAACTGGGCGAAAAATTACTCGTAGACCCAGCCATACAGAATCATGATGAGCTTAAAGCAAAAGTTGCCAATCGGTTGGGCACTATTTACACCAATATTGGTGGCAAAGATAATGCTGCCCTAAAGTATTTAACCATTGCGCTTGATATCTACAGAGAAGAAGGAAATCTGTTTGGCCAGGGAATAATTTTCAACAACCTGGGTAATATCTACCGGGATTTGGCTTACGACTCAAAAGCCATGGATTATTATCTGAAATCGTTAGAAATATGCCGAGAAATTAAAGACAAAGAAGGCGAGGCTTTCGCGCTAAAAAACATTGGTATTCTTTACGAATACCAGGGCTGGTACGAAAAAGCGCTAGAGTACCATCATTTGGCACTGTATATACGAGAGAAGGAAGGAAGTATCTTTCAAATAATATCATCTATGCTAAATGTGGCCATTTCTTACAATGGCCTGCAAGAGTATGAAAAAGCACTTTTAACGCTAGAACGTGCCCAACTAATGGCAGAAGAAAACAAAAGTGAGCTCATAGATGAAATTTTACATGAAAAAGGTAATGCACACTTTTCACTAGGCATTCCTGATAAGGCAAGATTTTATTATGAAAAGGCCATTTCGCAAGCTACCACTTTTAAGAAATACAAAGTAGTATGCTCAACGCTCGAGGATTTAATTCGCCTCAACCTCATTAATTCAGAGTTTGAGGCCATGAAAAATAATCTCATAAGGCTAAAGAGTTTATTAGACACCATTAGCTACGTGCGTGGAAATGTCGGATACGAATTATTAAGCTATCAGTTAGATTCTGCTAATAATAACGAGCTCTCTGCCCTCCGGCATTTTCAAAGAATGAGCCGACTAAATGATAGTTTGTATAGCGTATCTAATAGGGAAGATTTGATTCAGCAGCGCAGTGCATTGGAGCTATTACAAACTGAAAATGAGCTGGAGCTGGAACGTACCAAACAAAAATTCCAATCAAAGATTTACATCTATATAGTGGGTTTTTTAACAATTACTTTGCTTGGCCTTTCGTATATCGTTTATGTTAAATTGAAAAGCAATAGAAAGCTTAACAAACAGAAAGCGGAAATAAGTCACAAAAATAAAAAGCTGAAAAAGCTAAATGATCAATTGAATGATACTGTTGAAGAACTTCGTTCGGCCAATGAAACCATAGAAAATCAAAATAAGATCATTTCTCAGCATAACGAGAAGTTAGAGGAAATGGTAACGGAGCGAACAAAAAAGGTTGTTGATTACAGTAACAAGTTAGAAGAATATGCTTTTCACACAGCTCATAACCTAAGGGCTCCAGTGGCCAGACTGCTTGGACTCACAAATTTGTTCAACATCTCTACAGACGAAAAAGAAAAGCAGGTTTTGTTGGAAAAGATTGTGAAAGAAACGGAAGAAATAGATTCGGTAATACACACAATCAGTGTGATTTTGGATGAAACCGCACCATTGAAAAATCTAGGTTCTTAA